A region of the Bos mutus isolate GX-2022 chromosome 18, NWIPB_WYAK_1.1, whole genome shotgun sequence genome:
AATTAATTGACAtgctttaataatttaaatattagttGCTGAGGGGCTGCTTGTTCATATGTCTTTTGCTTAACCAGTTGTTATTTTTTCACCTTAGTAGTATTGAATGTGTCAGGATCCTCCAGACACCCCCCCCCCTCCACCAAGTTCAGTAATTCTCTGGAAGTACACACTGGACTCAGAAGGCATTAAACTCAGGGTAGTGGATTGTTACAGTGAAATAATACAGAGCAGCATCAGCAGAGGGTAAGGTGTGTGGCGCTAAGTCCAGAGGAAACCAAGTGCAGGTTTTCAATAGTCACTTATTCTAGTCCTCCTTTACACGGGGAAATGTTCCTAAATGGGTTTATTCATATTCATTACgcattttgttttctacttaaCTACTTACGCTCACTCTTtactattttcctctttcttgttaTGATGTTTCTCTGGGTTACCAGTCTATTTGGAAACAAGTTCACAGTTGCCTTTTCAATAACATGGACAATAAATCTTACCTTGTCCACCCTACTCTTAGAATTTGTTTCTCTATACTCTCATGgactttttctgtttatttcagaaTGGatgaaaaatcttgaaagcaaagcATTGATCCCAACACAGAGCATACTTGAGGAGGAACAGTCCCATAGCATGAAGTTGGAGAGATACATATGGGATGATCCTTGGTTCTCCAGGTTAGAAGTTTTGGGATGTAAAGACCAATTAGAAATGTATCACGTGAACCAGAGTACAGCTATGAGGCAGATGGTCTTCATGCAAAAGCAGATACTATCTCAAAGAGGCTCTGAGTTCTGTGAACTTGGAGCAGGGTGTAGCCAGAGCTTAAACATTGTTCCATCTCAGAAAGTTTCTCAAGTAGAACATTTCTATAAGCCTGATGTAAATGCTGAAAGTTGGAGATGTAACTCAGCCATAATGTATACTGATAAGATTACCTGTGAAAATAATGAGTATGACAAAGCCTTCTACCAGTCCATGCAGCCTGTTCACCCTGCAAGGGTACAAACTGgagataatcttttaaaatgtactgaTACTGTTAAATCTTTCAATCATATACTGCATTTTGGTGATCATATGGGAATGCATACAGGAGAAAAACTCTATGAATATAAGGAATGCCATCAAATCTTTAACCAGAGCCCATCATTTAATGATCCGGGAATTCATATTGGAGGAAACCAGTATGAttacaaagaatatgaaaacatctTTTACTTTTCATCCTTTATGGAACATCAAAAAATTGGTACTGTAGAGAAAGCATGTAAATACAACGAATGGGAGAAAGTCTTTGGGTATGACTCCTTCCTTACACAACATACAAGCACTTACGCTACAGAGAAGCCTTATGAATATAATGAATGTGGAACATCTTTCATCTGGAGTTCTTACCTTATCCAACATAAGAAAACTCATACTGGAGATAAACCCTATGAATGTGATAAATGTGGAAAGGTTTTTAGGAATCGTTCAGCCCTTACTAAACATGAACGGACTCACACTGGAATAAAACCTTATGAATGTAATaaatgtggaaaagccttcagCTGGAATTCTCATCTTATTGTACATAAGAGaattcatacaggagagaaaccttatgtatgtaatgaatgtgggaagTCTTTCAACTGGAACTCCCATCTTATTGGGCATCAGAgaactcatactggagagaaaccttttGAATGTACTGAATGTGGGAAATCTTTCAGCTGGAGCTCCCATCTGATTGCCCATATGAGAATgcatactggagagaagcccttTAAATGTGATGAATGTGAAAAAGCTTTTAGGGATTACTCAGCCCTTAGTAAACATGAAAGAACTCACTCGGGAGCAAAACCATATAAATGTACTgaatgtggaaaatccttcagcTGGAGCTCCCACCTTATTGCCCATCAGAGAActcatacaggagagaaaccctataaCTGTCAGGAATGTGGCAAAGCATTCAGAGAACGTTCAGCCCTAACTAAACATGAAATAATTCATTCTGGGATTAAGCCCTATGAATGCAATAAATGTGGAAAATCCTGTAGCCAAATGGCTCACCTTGTTAGACATCAAAGAACTCATACTGGAGAAAAGCCCTATGAATGCAATaaatgtggaaaatccttcagcCAGAGCTGTCACCTTGTTGCTCATCGGAGAATCCACACTGGTGAGAAACCCTACAAATGTAATCAATGTGAAAGATCCTTTAACTGTAGCTCTCATCTCATTGCTCACCGGAgaactcatactggagagaaaccatacaGATGTAACGAGTGTGGAAAAGCATTTAATGAGAGCTCTTCTCTTATTGTGCATCTGAGAAACCATACTGGAGAAAAACCCTACAAATGTCATCATTGTGAGAAAGCTTTCTGTAAGAATTCTTCTCTTATTATTCATCAGAGAATGCATAGTGGAGAGAAACGCTTTATATGCAACAACTGCGGAAAAGCCTTCACTGGTCACTCAGCCCTCCTCCAACACCAGAGAATTCATAGTGAAGAGAAACTCTGTGAATTGAATTGatgaggtttttattttattgtacacTTGATAACACACTGAAAAAACCCTATAAGTATAATCAAGCGGGGAAATTTTAATAAGAGTTTAGTAAGACTTCTCCCCCTATTAATCAGTAGAAATTATCTTTGTAGAAGAAACCTGTGGatgaaaagaataagtaaaagcCTTCCACAGTTATGTAGCCCTTGCTTAAAATCAAATAAGTACAATGAAGAGAACTTGAGACTCCCCTCATGGTTCACCAGGAATCCTACTTGAGCAACATGAACATAGGGAATGAAACGGCTATTAGTGAGATCTCTACTGTTTGTGGCTCAGAGTGCATTGTTATGGAAAAAACTTTATCCTAGAAAAGTATTTTCAACTGGAAATACACTGTTTTGCATCCAGCTGGAGTACTGAATGGAAGCCTTACAATAACATTTGTGCATCATTATGGAAACACAGATTGTGCTATTGTAAGAGGAGGGTCTGGGTGCCCTTTAAGAATAGAATATGGAATACTAAACctgaatttaagaaaagaatagtATTGAGTGGGATATTTACTGTTGATCAAGATTAGCCTTAGGAAAGAGTAGTAAATGAGATTACTAATGATGGAAAGGTTACTGTGCAGAAGTATGAGACTGATGTTCTTGGAACACAAGGTGATACTTCCTAACCCAGTGTGTCAGTGTCCATGGTTTACTTATGACTGCAGTTGGACAATTAGTTTGTAATCTGTTCTAGGCAATCACATAAGTTATAATTATGGACACTGAGTCAGAACGCATAacataaaggaataaaaaggacACGAAACTGTATATACATATCCACTAGAACATCTGAATAGTGTATTTGCATAAGGACTGGAAATACTCATGGGTAAATTAACCTAATAAGATTTTAAGTTTTACAAACACATACAGCACTTACTGTGtactagacttttttttaaatgcttttcagaTATTAACTTATTCAGTCCCCTTAATTCTATAAGATAGGAACTATTATTATCTCAATTTTacaagtggggaaactgaggcacagatcaTAAGAAACCTACCTAAGGACACACAACTAGTTAGGAGTAGAGAGATTGACTCCAGAGTTCATGTTTATAACCACTGTGTTACGCtgcctctgcagtgattttttttttccccttaatgtgtttttaaaaattttcttcactgtttttATAGTAGATATTTGgtaataaaaatcaaattcctAAACAATGAGAAAGTTATCTGGCTCTTTGCCTGTGGAATTTCTGGTAATATGAGAGCAAAGCTCCCTTTGAAATATGAAGTCTAGATTGCATGTTGAGGATCACTGCATTTTCTGGGCTCTGGTTTCCCAAGAATTTCACCACCTCCATCCCTGAAGATTATAGTCGACCAGGGGCTGGAGGACTCGCTGGAGGTTTGGGCAAATCAGAGGAATGCCCCTTGATGGGTTTAGAATTACCCTTCATGAGGCAGAGGGCAAGAAACACCTCTGCACAGGAAATCCCCGTTTCTCAAGGTCTCCCTGGGATGCAGTGTTTCCTTATCTTCTCTAGATGAAAAGATTGCTTGATAGTAGGGAGGACTCAGAAGGGAAGAGAGATCATCAATCATCTCATAAAGTGAGGAAGTTTCTCTGCTCAGAGTGGAAAGAGGGGGTAAGATGAATAGGAGGACTTGGGTGGTATTTCTTTGGTTCACAAATATTTCCTGTGTTCCCCTAAAGTTGGGCCATTATTTGGGACCAACAATCCTTCCTGGATAGGTTTCAACAGTATTGGTTAGAAATCCAGGGTACAGAAAGTTCATCTAGTTCTCTAGGGGTCCATGACGCTCCAAGGGGTGAGAAGCAGTCACCTGCTGGTATTGTGGGATGCTGTGTTCACTATCTGATGCCTATAGCTGGTGCTTATATAGGTGGTATCTGATCCTTACCTTAATGTATAGTTAACCCAATAAATGTTGCAGGGGTAAATTAATTGGATTTCTCATGTGATTTGTGCAAAGATCATTGAAGAGTCTAGAGCTATCAGCATTATCTCTGTAAGAGAAAGCAATCTAATGTATCAAAGAGTTGTACTGCCAATATATGGGAATTGTATTCTAATACCCAAAGAAATACACTTGGAGTGAACCCAGATTCTCTTGATTTAGTGACTCCAGAGGGTTTTGGAAGTCATACACAATATTCCACATGCATCCTCGTAAGTTCTTCTGTAACTATATTACCAAgcctagtattttttaaaaagtatttctctttaaaaattttgtttattcatttggttgcggcaggtcttagttgcagcatgcaggatcttgtttagttgtgacatgtgagagctagttccctgaccagggatggaacccaggcctcctgcattgggagcatggactcttagccactgggccactggaCCACTTTAGGAGGTCcccaaaaaatatttctaaaagggCCTCCTGGACTTCTAAAGGGTTGTTCTAAAAGGATCCCAGTCTTGTGTTTCCTCCTAGGAGGATTCCCTATCTCCCTACCACCTATCATACAACCTCATGTGTCCAGGACTCCCAGGTCCCCTCTTACCTCCCTTATTCTCACTAAAACATGGCTCAGTTCATTGCCCTTTTGATACCCCTGCTTCACTCTTCCCCAGCTCTGAAACCTTCTGGGCCCGGTGGGAAGTCTCCATTCATCCATCATCTGCTGAAACACGAGTCTCCTCTTTGCACAGCACCTCTCAAGATCCTTGCAGGGAGTGGCTGCTTTCTCCCCTGCTCTTCTTCACTCGTTGTTCTCCCGCCCTTAGATTGttctccctcccttttctctaAAACAGTGCTGACTCTTGGAGGATCAGACTGCCGTATCACTCCTGCTGCTGTGTCGCAGTCACCTTATGAAAGGTCCGCTCGTCTGCGAAGATTTCCACTCTTGCAGTATTGCGTCCAAGACCACCCCCATCACACTCCCAGTCCCACTCTCCGTGCAGACGACCTTCCCATGTCCTGACCTCACAGCTGTTCAACCTCTCTGCTAGTGGTTTTGCCTCCCACCCAGCCTGCAAGACACTTCATTGTCGTCCCTAGGACCATTCCATTACCAGTGGCTAGGACCTGCCCACCATCTGCTTCAAGTATCTTTTCCTATGCTAGTTGGCTATTTAGTACCAAGATTCCAACAATCCCTTGACTGAAGCTTCCTTCTGGGTTGCTCCCAGCAGATGACTTTGCTTCCTGTTTCCTGAGTGAATAGGAGCCACCAGCAGAGGCCTTCCATTGTAGGTCTCCACCTCCTCTACCCACTTGCGGTAACATCCGTGCCTTCCCACTGGTGCCTTTATACAAACTGACTGTGTTGGCGCCAGAGCCTGTTCGTGTCCACTGCCTCAGGACATTGTTCCTGCAAGTTTCCCTTATCTCTTGTATCATCAGGTTTTCTACATATACTGAGTTATCCCCATTGATGTgcaaacatactttaaaaaaagaaaaccctctaGCTCCTGTATCAGTCTCTGCCTTGTTACAGAATTTCTCAAAGGtggtctctttttgctgtcttcatttcccttccattctttcttctgctCAGCCATTCAGTTGCGTCTGTCTCTGTGAAcacatggactgttgcccaccagtctcctctgtccatggaatttcccaggcaggaatactggagtgggttgtcatttcctcctccaggggatcttcccgacgcagggattgaactgacgtttcctgtgtctcctgcattggcaggcagattctttaccgctgaggcGCTGGGGAAGCCATTCTTTCTTGAACCCACTCCAAAACCTACCTTGCTGCCACATGTCCTCCACATTGCTGAATCCAGGGGTcagctctgttttcttccttgactttagcagcagcatctcaaGTTCTCAGGTGATGGTCCTCTCCTCCCTGAAGTACGCTCACCTGGCTTTGGGGCTTGACCCTGCCCCTCTGGCCTGCACTTCAGGTCCCCTTTGCTGTTTCCTCCCCACTTCCCGTCTGCTCACACTACCTTGGCCTCACCCAGTCTTGGGGCTCTATGAACACCACAGGTATGCTGCCGAATCTCCCTTTACGTCTACAGTTTGGtgagttttgaaaaaaatgtccatATCCTTGTAACCACCACTACAGTAAAACTAGAgaattttttcccttctccagaaagttCCCCATGTCTCTTCACAGTTAATCTCCACCACAACCCTAAGACCTGGGCAGCCACATGTCTGTTTTGTGAACATACATTAGAACTGTCTTTTAGAGTTTTCTAAAGGTAGAATTGTACAGTGTTCTATTTGTATCCTACGTTTGTATCCAGATACTTTGGCTCAGCATGATTTTGAAGGCTCCTCCACGTTGTAGTGTGTGTCAGTAGCTTGCTTTCCGTTATGTGGATGAGTCACAGCGGTCATTCTGTTCACCTGTAGATGGACATTACCTTGAGCCCAGCTCTGGGCCAGTGTAAATACAGCTGCTCTGGATGTTCTTTTTCAGTGTTATTTGTGTGTGCaggttttcatttatcttgggtaAAACCCTAGCAGTGGAGtagctgagtcatatggtaagtaTATGATTAACTTCATAAGCTACTTCTATGGGCCTTTTCATCTGATGTCTTTATTCTGTTTTACATTCTGGGAAATTTATCTCTTCTTTTGTTAAGATTTCatctatgtatttaaattttttctctttttaagactcctatTATTTACACTTAGATGTTAGCACGTTTGTGTCTGTTGTCAATATGTCTTACCTTTGCTTTCATGTTCtctaattcctttttctttctttcctctggacATTTCCTGTTTGCTATGCTAGTTTGCTAATTTG
Encoded here:
- the LOC102288113 gene encoding LOW QUALITY PROTEIN: zinc finger protein 606 (The sequence of the model RefSeq protein was modified relative to this genomic sequence to represent the inferred CDS: deleted 2 bases in 1 codon), whose product is MAAINPWGSWGILMDQSWGMTTVDPWASWALCPQDSTWQMEETAEERRRAPGLPTAQAQEPVTFNDVAVDFTQEEWGQLDLVQRTLYRDVMLETYGHLLSVGNQITKPEVISLLEQGEEPWSMEPAYPLQGTCPEWMKNLESKALIPTQSILEEEQSHSMKLERYIWDDPWFSRLEVLGCKDQLEMYHVNQSTAMRQMVFMQKQILSQRGSEFCELGAGCSQSLNIVPSQKVSQVEHFYKPDVNAESWRCNSAIMYTDKITCENNEYDKAFYQSMQPVHPARVQTGDNLLKCTDTVKSFNHILHFGDHMGMHTGEKLYEYKECHQIFNQSPSFNDPGIHIGGNQYDYKEYENIFYFSSFMEHQKIGTVEKACKYNEWEKVFGYDSFLTQHTSTYATEKPYEYNECGTSFIWSSYLIQHKKTHTGDKPYECDKCGKVFRNRSALTKHERTHTGIKPYECNKCGKAFSWNSHLIVHKRIHTGEKPYVCNECGKSFNWNSHLIGHQRTHTGEKPFECTECGKSFSWSSHLIAHMRMHTGEKPFKCDECEKAFRDYSALSKHERTHSGAKPYKCTECGKSFSWSSHLIAHQRTHTGEKPYNCQECGKAFRERSALTKHEIIHSGIKPYECNKCGKSCSQMAHLVRHQRTHTGEKPYECNKCGKSFSQSCHLVAHRRIHTGEKPYKCNQCERSFNCSSHLIAHRRTHTGEKPYRCNECGKAFNESSSLIASEKPYWRKTLQMSSL